Proteins from a genomic interval of Streptococcus oralis:
- a CDS encoding flippase: MKILKNYVYNLSYQILVVVLPIITTPYITRIFSSQELGDYGYYSSIVTYFILLATLGVANYGTKVISGHRNEINKNFWGIYSLQLGATILSISLYCIFCVNLPSMQNPVAYILGLSLVSKGLDISWLFQGLEDFRKITVRNITVKLVGVISIFLFVKSTNDLYLYVFLLTIFELLGQLSMWLPAREFIGKPHVDLEYARYHLKPIILLFLPQIAISLYVTLDRTMLGVLASTKDVGIYDQALKLVNILLTLVTSLGSVMLPRVANLLATNNHEEVNKMHEISFLVYNLIIFPIMAGMLIVNDDFVQFFLGQDFQDARFAIAIMIFRMFFIGWTNIMGIQILIPHNKNKEFMISTTVPAITSVGLNLLFLPKLGYMGAAIVSVLTEAFVWAIQLFFTRKYIKDVPIIGSMMKIILASAIMYGLLLASKTVIHFSPTINVLAFAVIGGIIYLFAILSLKVVDMKELKQIIRKN; this comes from the coding sequence ATGAAGATTTTAAAGAATTATGTTTATAATTTGTCATATCAGATACTAGTAGTTGTTCTCCCAATAATAACTACACCCTATATTACTAGAATCTTTAGTTCTCAAGAGTTAGGTGATTATGGATATTATAGTTCTATAGTAACTTACTTTATATTGCTCGCTACTTTAGGTGTCGCCAACTATGGGACTAAGGTGATTTCTGGACATCGTAATGAGATTAATAAAAACTTTTGGGGTATCTACTCTTTACAATTAGGTGCTACAATCCTTTCAATCTCCTTATATTGTATTTTTTGCGTTAACCTTCCTTCAATGCAAAACCCAGTAGCCTATATTTTGGGATTGAGTTTAGTTTCTAAAGGTTTAGATATTTCCTGGCTTTTTCAAGGGTTAGAGGATTTTCGTAAAATTACTGTTCGAAATATTACGGTAAAACTCGTTGGGGTAATCTCGATTTTCCTGTTTGTCAAATCTACTAACGATCTTTACCTTTATGTGTTCTTATTAACAATATTTGAGCTATTGGGACAATTAAGTATGTGGTTGCCGGCCCGAGAGTTTATTGGTAAGCCCCATGTTGATTTAGAATACGCTAGGTACCATTTGAAACCAATTATTTTATTATTTCTTCCTCAGATAGCAATCTCTTTATACGTTACTTTAGATCGTACGATGCTTGGAGTTTTAGCCTCTACAAAAGATGTAGGAATCTATGATCAGGCACTTAAATTGGTGAATATTTTATTAACCTTGGTAACATCATTGGGGAGCGTCATGTTGCCTCGAGTTGCTAATTTATTAGCAACAAACAATCATGAAGAAGTCAATAAGATGCATGAGATTTCATTCCTAGTTTATAATTTGATTATTTTTCCGATTATGGCAGGTATGTTGATTGTTAATGACGATTTTGTTCAATTTTTCCTTGGTCAAGATTTTCAAGATGCACGTTTCGCGATAGCAATCATGATCTTTAGGATGTTCTTTATCGGCTGGACCAATATTATGGGAATCCAGATTTTAATTCCACATAATAAAAATAAAGAATTTATGATTTCAACAACGGTTCCCGCAATTACCAGTGTGGGATTAAATTTGTTGTTTCTTCCCAAACTTGGTTATATGGGGGCTGCAATTGTCTCGGTCTTGACTGAAGCCTTTGTTTGGGCAATTCAACTGTTCTTTACTCGCAAATATATAAAAGATGTTCCGATTATCGGATCGATGATGAAGATTATTCTAGCATCAGCTATTATGTATGGCCTCTTGCTAGCTTCAAAAACAGTCATACATTTTTCGCCAACCATAAATGTTTTAGCATTTGCTGTCATTGGTGGAATCATTTACCTTTTTGCGATTCTATCTCTAAAAGTGGTAGATATGAAAGAATTAAAACAAATAATTAGGAAAAATTAG
- a CDS encoding DUF4422 domain-containing protein: MEVKLYVATHKSYNQVQDQDLYIPILVGANKNIGEKNYLRDNQGDNNISDRNFTFCELTGLYWIWKNSKDDIVGLCHYRRYFGKNKRFFKQNSILTKNDILKQLNDYDVILPSKGMNEYNGYTAEEFFNKNHDHKVWEMCRQIISENNKDYLDAFNWFSKEKTGYCYNMFIMSREMMDEYCSWLFPILFELDKKIDYSRYDSYNTRMIGFVAERLINVWVHKKQLTVKEFPVFSTEEPGFVQRIQKKLFNK, from the coding sequence ATGGAAGTGAAGCTATACGTCGCAACACATAAATCTTATAATCAAGTTCAAGACCAGGACCTATATATCCCTATATTGGTGGGCGCGAATAAGAATATTGGAGAAAAGAATTATTTAAGAGATAATCAGGGAGATAATAATATTTCTGATAGAAACTTTACATTTTGTGAATTAACAGGATTGTATTGGATTTGGAAAAATTCTAAAGATGATATTGTTGGTTTATGCCATTATAGACGTTATTTTGGGAAAAACAAGCGTTTTTTTAAACAGAATTCTATTTTAACAAAGAATGATATTCTAAAACAATTAAATGATTATGATGTGATATTACCATCAAAGGGTATGAACGAGTATAACGGGTATACTGCTGAAGAGTTTTTTAACAAGAATCACGATCATAAAGTTTGGGAAATGTGTAGACAGATTATTTCAGAAAACAATAAAGATTACCTTGATGCTTTTAATTGGTTTTCTAAAGAAAAAACAGGATACTGTTATAATATGTTTATAATGTCTAGAGAAATGATGGATGAATATTGCAGTTGGTTATTTCCGATTCTTTTTGAACTAGATAAGAAGATTGATTATTCAAGATATGATAGTTACAATACTCGTATGATTGGTTTTGTTGCCGAACGTTTAATTAACGTATGGGTACATAAGAAACAACTAACTGTAAAAGAGTTTCCAGTTTTTTCAACAGAAGAACCAGGATTCGTACAAAGAATTCAGAAGAAATTATTTAATAAGTAG
- a CDS encoding glycosyltransferase family 2 protein — protein MISLICVSNNYDKLNTILKSSLSRQKDVKYELIIVDSNKYGFNSAAEALNFGGKQAKGDYLFFVHQDISFQDDFELAKLESYCRNFIFGVAGVAGVKNIEGKVVSFSNIFHGDPKTKAASKSISSPVEVDAIDECLIIIPKKVFSTNQFSIIGPTWHLYGTDYALQMKLINLPVLVFPSELWHVSDGKSLNLNYFDAIQWLLKKYSKNYSAIYTFFGVWPSNPILLKFKCLYRKLRFYIKGV, from the coding sequence ATGATATCACTTATATGCGTATCGAATAATTACGATAAGTTAAATACAATTCTTAAATCATCTTTATCTAGACAAAAAGATGTTAAATATGAACTTATTATAGTGGATTCCAATAAATATGGATTTAATTCTGCTGCTGAGGCTTTGAATTTTGGAGGCAAACAAGCAAAAGGTGATTATCTATTTTTTGTTCATCAAGATATTAGTTTTCAAGATGACTTTGAGTTAGCAAAACTAGAATCTTATTGTAGAAATTTCATATTTGGAGTAGCAGGAGTAGCAGGGGTAAAGAATATTGAGGGAAAGGTCGTCAGTTTTTCAAATATCTTCCATGGGGACCCGAAAACAAAGGCGGCTAGTAAATCTATAAGTAGCCCTGTTGAAGTTGATGCAATTGATGAGTGTTTGATTATTATTCCGAAAAAAGTTTTTAGTACGAATCAATTTAGTATAATCGGTCCTACCTGGCATTTATATGGAACAGACTATGCATTACAGATGAAGTTAATTAATTTGCCAGTATTAGTTTTTCCAAGTGAGTTATGGCATGTGTCAGATGGGAAATCTTTAAACCTTAATTATTTTGATGCGATACAATGGTTATTGAAAAAATACTCTAAAAATTATTCAGCAATATACACTTTTTTTGGAGTTTGGCCAAGTAATCCTATTCTATTAAAATTTAAATGTCTTTATAGAAAATTAAGGTTTTATATTAAGGGAGTGTAA
- a CDS encoding glycosyltransferase: MNISIVLSTFNGDEYIVEQLDTLRNQTRLAEEVLISDDASTDDTVQIIEDYIAKYKLDNWSIKKNKENQGWKNNFAMLLEEAKGDIVFLCDQDDIWHLDKIQKMSKIMENNDKILLLASNYTPFYVGDGVKIKLDKSDLDNSEAVYQPNFLDNFFHIRRPGCVYAVNKKIIPYFLEIRSNEDAHDALLWRLASLLNGLYIYSYSTIDFRRHDSNATGSRERSFLRRKEQVIYYDDLLQRLDKFSKQHDLSLSNEQISVLNDYILWGKNRRELFMKKNVFIFFKLFKYHKLYWSFRSYITDFIVLYMKE, translated from the coding sequence GCCTTGCTGAGGAAGTCTTGATTAGTGATGATGCATCTACAGATGATACTGTTCAAATAATTGAAGATTATATTGCTAAATATAAGTTGGATAATTGGTCTATAAAAAAAAATAAAGAAAATCAAGGATGGAAGAATAATTTTGCCATGTTATTAGAGGAGGCGAAAGGAGATATCGTTTTTCTTTGTGATCAAGATGATATTTGGCATTTAGATAAAATTCAAAAAATGTCTAAGATTATGGAGAATAATGATAAGATTTTGTTGTTAGCCTCTAATTACACACCTTTTTATGTTGGTGATGGTGTCAAGATTAAATTGGATAAAAGTGATTTGGATAATAGTGAGGCAGTGTATCAACCAAATTTTTTAGATAACTTCTTTCATATTAGAAGGCCAGGGTGTGTTTATGCGGTGAACAAAAAGATTATTCCATATTTTTTAGAAATCCGAAGTAACGAAGATGCACATGATGCCTTGTTATGGAGGCTAGCTTCGCTTCTTAATGGGTTATACATTTACTCCTACTCTACTATCGATTTTAGAAGACACGATAGCAACGCGACTGGTAGCAGAGAAAGAAGTTTCCTAAGGAGAAAAGAGCAGGTTATTTATTATGATGATTTGCTTCAGAGATTAGATAAATTTAGTAAACAACATGATTTATCACTTTCAAATGAACAAATTAGTGTTTTGAACGACTACATTCTATGGGGAAAAAATCGAAGAGAATTATTTATGAAAAAGAATGTATTTATATTTTTTAAATTATTTAAATATCATAAGTTGTATTGGTCGTTCAGGTCATATATTACTGATTTTATAGTGTTATATATGAAGGAGTAA